A single region of the Moorena sp. SIOASIH genome encodes:
- a CDS encoding transposase: MILTYCYKIKPNTEQVAIMDRWLELLRRHWNYALGQRLDWLNRTRCSIDRCSIVSEPIGAIPERVNYYTQQSALKETKRLFPEYKKIYAETQQVNLQRLNKAWDRWRKPDASGKRGGRPRFKKPGDLRSFVFPRVNHTKAGAHLIDGVLKLSRIGSMAVVMHRPLPEGFTLKQCTIIKKADGWYCCISMKDDTVPELLPVASVKSAVGIDVGLEKFLTTSDGEAVPIAQFYRKAQNRLAQAQQVMSRRVKGSKNWEKAKNQVALLHLHLTRCRKEFHYQVAHWLCSKYDLIAHENLNIKGLARTKLAKSIHDAAWGSFLEILQAVAVKRGLLVQKVNPRGTSIECFNCGASVEKNLADRVHHCPDCGVKIDRDWNSGINILNRALMAVGLPLNGCGKSIQDIEEQQVSFANLRSPHHNL, from the coding sequence ATGATACTGACCTACTGCTACAAAATTAAGCCGAACACCGAGCAAGTAGCCATCATGGACAGATGGCTAGAACTGTTGCGCCGTCACTGGAACTATGCTCTAGGGCAAAGACTTGATTGGCTCAATAGGACTCGTTGCTCTATTGATAGATGCAGTATCGTTAGTGAACCGATTGGTGCAATTCCGGAGAGGGTCAATTACTACACCCAGCAATCTGCTCTCAAGGAAACTAAGCGGCTGTTTCCTGAGTACAAAAAGATCTACGCCGAAACTCAACAGGTGAATCTGCAACGGCTGAACAAAGCATGGGATAGATGGCGTAAACCGGATGCCAGTGGCAAGCGTGGCGGAAGACCTCGCTTCAAAAAGCCTGGAGATCTTCGGTCGTTTGTGTTCCCCAGGGTTAACCATACCAAAGCCGGAGCGCACCTAATCGATGGTGTACTAAAGCTCAGTAGAATCGGTTCTATGGCTGTGGTAATGCACCGACCCCTGCCGGAAGGTTTCACCTTGAAGCAATGTACCATCATCAAAAAGGCTGATGGCTGGTATTGTTGTATCTCAATGAAAGATGATACTGTCCCTGAGCTGTTACCTGTGGCTTCAGTTAAATCTGCTGTCGGTATCGACGTTGGCTTGGAAAAATTTTTAACCACATCTGACGGCGAAGCTGTGCCTATTGCACAGTTCTATCGTAAGGCTCAAAACAGACTGGCTCAAGCTCAACAAGTAATGTCGCGTCGTGTTAAGGGTTCTAAAAACTGGGAAAAAGCTAAGAATCAAGTGGCTTTATTGCACCTTCATTTAACCCGTTGCCGAAAGGAATTTCACTACCAGGTTGCACATTGGTTGTGTAGTAAGTACGACCTGATTGCTCATGAAAATTTAAACATCAAAGGACTCGCTCGAACTAAGCTAGCAAAATCAATACATGATGCCGCGTGGGGGTCATTTCTGGAAATCTTACAAGCAGTGGCGGTCAAACGCGGTTTGTTAGTCCAGAAAGTCAACCCACGGGGTACAAGTATTGAGTGTTTCAATTGTGGAGCTTCAGTTGAGAAAAATCTAGCTGACAGAGTCCATCATTGTCCTGATTGTGGAGTAAAAATTGACCGCGATTGGAATAGTGGCATCAACATTTTGAATCGTGCATTAATGGCGGTTGGACTGCCGCTCAATGGCTGTGGTAAATCGATACAGGATATCGAGGAGCAGCAAGTCTCATTTGCGAATTTGAGAAGCCCACATCATAATCTCTGA
- a CDS encoding thiamine pyrophosphate-binding protein has protein sequence MAQSDVVTVGQYLTQRLQAAGVKHIFGVVGDYVLGLMDVLLESSVELIYTCNELNAGYAADAYARLNGVGGLCVTYNVGGLSLVNAVAGAYAELVPLIVISGAPNSSQRQHKLLLHHTAGNYNLQLEIFEKITVAAVRLTSPSQAARQIDQTIAACLRHRRPVYIEIPSDIVNQPCPVTGERDLPEAPIMDIHALSEAVEEAVSLLEQSQHPVVIAGVELHRYGIADQLTHLLEQTGYPFATTLLGKSIISESHPQFIGSYAGAFSQEYVRQRVETADCILCLGAFMSDINLGAFTAQLPEERLINANSDKVKIKHHFYSPVYLPDFMAGLTAKLQKKKSDVLDIKPAIESLSKRFESQPEQKLTNARFYERMTHFIDDESIVIAETGDALIATVDLVLHGDSDYIGQALYTSIGFSVPACLGVGLAVPNRRPIVFVGDGAFQMTCQELSTIIRHQLNPIIFLINNDGYTIERAIHEGSYNNIQPWKYHQLPQVFGNSWSCQVRTEGELELALEQAKANEDKISFIEVHLDRLDCSYGVKRLGKALSAMQGLSE, from the coding sequence ATGGCTCAGTCTGATGTAGTAACTGTCGGTCAATACCTTACTCAACGCCTGCAAGCCGCTGGTGTCAAGCATATTTTTGGCGTAGTGGGAGATTACGTCCTCGGTCTGATGGATGTCTTGCTAGAGAGTTCTGTAGAGTTAATCTACACCTGTAACGAACTCAATGCCGGATATGCGGCTGATGCCTATGCTCGCCTTAATGGTGTTGGTGGGTTGTGCGTTACCTATAATGTCGGTGGACTCAGTCTAGTCAATGCGGTGGCGGGTGCCTATGCTGAGCTAGTCCCCCTGATCGTGATTAGTGGAGCACCTAACAGTTCCCAGCGGCAACATAAGTTACTCTTACATCACACTGCTGGTAATTACAATCTACAGCTGGAAATTTTTGAAAAAATTACAGTGGCAGCCGTGAGGCTTACCAGCCCTAGTCAAGCGGCAAGGCAAATCGACCAGACCATTGCTGCTTGTTTGCGCCACCGCAGACCTGTATACATTGAAATTCCCTCAGACATAGTCAATCAACCTTGTCCTGTTACTGGGGAACGTGACTTACCAGAAGCCCCAATTATGGATATCCACGCTTTATCAGAGGCAGTTGAAGAGGCTGTAAGTTTGCTAGAGCAATCCCAGCATCCCGTTGTTATAGCTGGGGTTGAACTCCACCGCTACGGTATAGCAGACCAACTTACCCACCTGCTGGAGCAGACGGGATATCCCTTCGCTACCACTCTGTTAGGCAAGTCAATCATCTCGGAAAGCCACCCACAATTCATTGGCAGCTATGCAGGAGCGTTCAGTCAGGAGTATGTACGCCAACGAGTTGAAACAGCCGACTGTATTTTATGCCTGGGTGCCTTCATGTCAGACATTAATCTGGGTGCTTTCACTGCCCAACTGCCGGAAGAGCGATTAATCAACGCTAATTCTGACAAAGTCAAAATCAAACACCACTTCTATTCTCCAGTGTATCTACCGGATTTCATGGCTGGTTTAACTGCCAAACTTCAGAAGAAAAAATCTGATGTCTTGGATATCAAGCCAGCTATAGAGTCTTTGTCTAAACGCTTTGAGTCACAACCTGAGCAAAAGCTAACCAACGCCAGATTCTATGAGCGGATGACTCACTTTATTGATGATGAGTCAATCGTGATTGCTGAAACTGGTGATGCTTTAATTGCTACCGTTGATTTGGTACTCCACGGAGACAGCGACTACATTGGACAGGCGCTTTACACATCTATTGGCTTCTCAGTTCCTGCCTGCCTAGGAGTCGGTTTGGCTGTTCCTAACCGTAGACCGATTGTGTTTGTCGGTGATGGTGCCTTCCAGATGACTTGTCAGGAACTTTCTACGATTATTAGGCATCAACTTAACCCGATTATCTTCTTAATTAATAATGACGGGTACACTATTGAGCGAGCTATCCATGAAGGCTCGTACAACAATATTCAACCTTGGAAATATCATCAGTTACCCCAGGTTTTTGGCAATAGCTGGAGTTGCCAAGTGCGTACTGAAGGTGAGCT